Proteins found in one Roseovarius pelagicus genomic segment:
- a CDS encoding helix-turn-helix transcriptional regulator yields the protein MRILSKTQLKELVLYSPQHIARLEKAGAFPKRVQLGSNRVGWVEAEVLDWLQTRLDSR from the coding sequence ATGCGGATACTATCGAAAACCCAACTGAAGGAGCTGGTCTTGTATTCACCTCAACACATTGCACGTCTGGAGAAGGCTGGAGCGTTCCCCAAGCGGGTACAGCTCGGCTCGAACCGCGTGGGATGGGTGGAAGCTGAAGTGCTGGACTGGCTGCAAACAAGGTTGGACAGCCGATAA
- a CDS encoding ABC transporter substrate-binding protein: MKKVLITGLIPMMVAGGVSAQELTIAGFGGKVQEDLASTLWIPSAEQAGIGLRQESHDGIAGVRVQVQSGNPGWDIVHLGADNCAVGAREGLFEPLDYSVIDASGVHEASRGDEWISINSYSVVLGYRTDTYGDNPPKNWVDFWNVEDFPGRRALGVYPQEMMEIGLLGAGVAKEDVYPLDMEKAISSLEKIQPHIGVWWASGAQSAQLIADGEVDMLAIWGSRVTGVINNGAPVAYTYQDGILGSGCLAILKGSDNVEAAQTLISLVVSPEMQAHIPEEMPYYGPANQKAFELTNAPEEVVKASNTAPENAAKQLILDVDWWAKNAAEVQEDYKMMMIQ; this comes from the coding sequence ATGAAGAAGGTACTGATTACGGGACTGATCCCGATGATGGTGGCGGGCGGTGTGTCTGCACAGGAACTGACGATCGCCGGCTTCGGCGGCAAGGTGCAGGAGGATCTTGCCTCGACGCTCTGGATCCCCTCGGCAGAGCAGGCCGGCATCGGCCTGCGGCAGGAGAGCCATGACGGCATCGCCGGTGTGCGCGTACAGGTTCAGTCCGGAAACCCAGGCTGGGATATCGTGCACCTCGGGGCCGACAACTGCGCCGTGGGTGCGCGAGAGGGGCTTTTCGAACCGCTGGACTACTCGGTGATCGACGCAAGTGGCGTTCACGAGGCATCGCGCGGGGATGAATGGATTTCAATCAACTCCTACTCGGTCGTTCTGGGGTATCGCACCGATACCTATGGCGATAACCCGCCCAAGAACTGGGTCGATTTCTGGAACGTTGAAGATTTCCCCGGTCGCCGTGCGCTGGGTGTCTATCCGCAGGAAATGATGGAAATCGGTCTTCTCGGCGCGGGCGTCGCAAAGGAAGATGTCTATCCGCTGGACATGGAAAAAGCGATCAGTTCACTTGAGAAAATCCAGCCGCATATCGGCGTGTGGTGGGCATCGGGCGCGCAATCGGCGCAGTTGATCGCCGATGGTGAGGTTGACATGCTGGCGATCTGGGGTAGCCGGGTGACCGGGGTCATCAACAACGGTGCGCCGGTGGCTTACACCTATCAGGATGGTATTCTCGGCTCTGGCTGTCTGGCGATCCTGAAGGGGTCTGACAACGTCGAGGCCGCACAGACACTGATTTCGCTGGTCGTCTCGCCGGAAATGCAGGCTCACATTCCCGAGGAGATGCCCTATTACGGTCCGGCGAACCAAAAGGCGTTCGAACTCACCAATGCGCCGGAGGAGGTCGTGAAGGCGTCCAACACTGCGCCGGAGAACGCGGCGAAGCAGCTTATTCTCGACGTGGACTGGTGGGCGAAGAACGCCGCCGAGGTTCAGGAAGACTACAAGATGATGATGATCCAGTAA
- a CDS encoding NAD-dependent succinate-semialdehyde dehydrogenase, whose amino-acid sequence MVKPAQMFIAGEWCDGQNGSADVLDPATGEAIGAVAISGASDLDRALDAAETAFKSWSQTSAYERSALLRKAADLLRDRAEDIGRLMVREQGKPFAEAKGEVIGSSDHIDWAAEEGRRMYGRVIPARASNIQQIAYKVPLGVVAGFSPWNFPVSQAVRKIAGALGAGCTIIIKCPEETPYSCAELVRCFEDAGVPRGVVNLVYGVPNEVSEYLIPAAPVRMVSFTGSVPVGKTLGEIAARHVKRCTLELGGHSPFVVAEDANVDAAVQLAAVLKYRNAGQVCAAPSRFYIHDAHYERFLEGFVAASKALKVGSGFEEGVQMGPLANGRRLDAMEGFVADAVDRGATLVTGGRRIGNKGNFFEPTVLTEIPENAKMMVDEPFGPIAPILPFSSLETAIEKANALPYALAAFAFGTSHSTVDQLSRGLEAGMVSINHFGIASPETPFGGMKESGYGSEGGVEGMDAFVTTKFVSAAA is encoded by the coding sequence GTGGTAAAGCCAGCTCAAATGTTCATTGCGGGCGAGTGGTGCGATGGGCAGAACGGATCGGCAGATGTATTGGATCCGGCGACGGGCGAGGCCATCGGGGCTGTAGCCATTTCGGGAGCCTCCGACCTAGATCGCGCGCTGGACGCCGCGGAGACGGCTTTTAAATCGTGGTCACAGACCTCAGCCTACGAGCGGTCGGCCCTGCTACGCAAGGCGGCGGACCTGCTGCGTGATCGCGCCGAGGACATTGGCCGTCTGATGGTGCGCGAACAGGGCAAGCCGTTCGCGGAAGCCAAGGGCGAGGTCATCGGCTCCAGCGATCATATCGACTGGGCGGCCGAAGAGGGACGACGCATGTATGGCCGGGTCATCCCGGCGCGCGCGTCCAATATTCAGCAGATCGCCTACAAAGTTCCACTGGGCGTCGTCGCCGGTTTTTCTCCGTGGAATTTCCCGGTTAGCCAGGCTGTGCGCAAGATCGCCGGCGCGCTCGGCGCGGGTTGCACGATCATTATCAAGTGTCCTGAAGAAACGCCCTATAGCTGCGCGGAGCTGGTCCGATGCTTCGAGGATGCGGGTGTTCCAAGGGGCGTGGTCAACCTCGTATACGGTGTGCCGAACGAGGTCTCAGAATACCTTATTCCTGCAGCTCCGGTTCGCATGGTCTCATTCACCGGGTCGGTTCCGGTTGGGAAGACGCTGGGCGAGATTGCTGCACGCCATGTGAAGCGTTGTACGCTGGAATTGGGCGGCCACTCACCATTCGTCGTGGCCGAAGATGCGAATGTCGATGCCGCCGTACAGTTGGCCGCCGTGCTGAAATACCGCAACGCGGGCCAGGTCTGCGCCGCGCCTTCACGCTTCTATATTCATGACGCGCATTATGAGCGGTTCCTAGAAGGGTTCGTGGCCGCGTCGAAAGCCCTGAAAGTCGGGTCCGGGTTCGAGGAGGGTGTGCAGATGGGCCCGCTGGCCAATGGCCGCCGGCTCGACGCGATGGAGGGGTTTGTTGCCGACGCCGTCGATCGCGGTGCGACGCTGGTGACCGGCGGTCGCCGGATCGGGAACAAAGGCAATTTCTTCGAGCCTACCGTTCTGACGGAGATTCCGGAAAATGCAAAGATGATGGTCGACGAGCCGTTTGGCCCGATCGCGCCAATCCTTCCGTTTTCGTCGCTTGAGACGGCGATCGAAAAGGCCAACGCGCTGCCATATGCGCTGGCAGCCTTCGCCTTTGGCACGTCCCACAGCACGGTGGATCAGCTGAGCCGTGGGCTTGAGGCGGGCATGGTGTCAATCAACCATTTCGGCATCGCGAGTCCGGAGACGCCGTTCGGCGGCATGAAGGAAAGTGGCTACGGCAGCGAAGGCGGCGTCGAAGGCATGGATGCCTTTGTCACGACAAAATTCGTCAGCGCTGCGGCGTGA
- a CDS encoding zinc-binding dehydrogenase, whose amino-acid sequence MSLKTKAALLLKQGVEGPYAQSKPIEIAEIDLAPPGDEEVLVKVTAAALCHTDLSFISGDRPKEMPMVLGHEACGEVLEVGGRVSDLSAGDQVIFSFMPRCGHCPECIDGRPVLCEEGTKANAAGTLLSGHRRMQHKGKNIHHQAGLSAFSEMVVVSRHSLIKVDDPVEPTHAALFGCAVLTGGGAVANSAGVSIGDTVAVVGLGGVGLSSVMMARACGAREIIGIDVNDDKLAQAKELGATATFNARDEGCVEAVLEHTKGGVQYALEMAGVPSTMEMAYAITRRGGTTITASLARNDTIWNLPPVSLVAGERTVKGSYFGSSVPTRDVPRYLDLFRQGRLPVEKLLSGTLSLDQINEGFDKLAAGAVTRQVITFD is encoded by the coding sequence ATGAGCCTCAAGACAAAAGCCGCGCTTCTGCTCAAACAAGGGGTCGAAGGCCCTTATGCCCAAAGCAAGCCCATCGAAATTGCCGAGATCGACCTTGCGCCGCCTGGCGACGAGGAGGTTCTGGTCAAGGTGACGGCGGCAGCGTTGTGCCACACCGACCTGAGCTTTATCAGTGGAGACAGGCCGAAGGAGATGCCGATGGTTCTCGGGCACGAGGCCTGTGGTGAGGTTTTGGAGGTCGGCGGTCGTGTCAGCGACTTGTCCGCAGGAGATCAGGTGATCTTTTCCTTCATGCCGCGCTGTGGCCATTGCCCGGAATGCATCGATGGACGACCGGTTCTGTGCGAAGAGGGCACTAAGGCCAACGCCGCGGGCACGCTGCTTTCCGGACATCGCCGGATGCAGCACAAAGGCAAGAATATCCATCACCAAGCGGGTCTTTCGGCCTTCTCGGAAATGGTCGTGGTGTCGCGCCATTCCCTGATCAAGGTGGATGACCCCGTCGAGCCGACACATGCCGCGCTATTCGGGTGCGCTGTTTTGACGGGCGGCGGCGCGGTTGCAAATTCCGCGGGTGTGAGCATTGGGGATACCGTTGCTGTTGTCGGCCTCGGCGGGGTCGGGCTTTCCTCGGTCATGATGGCGCGGGCCTGCGGAGCGCGCGAGATAATCGGGATCGATGTGAACGACGACAAGCTGGCCCAGGCGAAGGAGCTGGGCGCCACGGCAACCTTCAACGCGCGCGATGAAGGCTGCGTCGAAGCGGTTCTCGAGCACACCAAGGGTGGTGTCCAGTATGCACTGGAGATGGCCGGCGTGCCTTCGACGATGGAGATGGCCTATGCCATCACCCGACGCGGTGGCACTACCATTACCGCAAGTCTGGCGAGAAACGATACAATCTGGAACCTGCCGCCGGTTTCGCTGGTCGCCGGAGAACGCACGGTCAAGGGCAGCTACTTTGGGTCCAGTGTCCCGACGCGCGACGTTCCACGTTATCTCGATCTGTTCCGGCAGGGCCGGCTGCCAGTCGAGAAACTGCTGTCGGGCACGTTGTCGCTCGATCAGATCAACGAGGGCTTTGACAAACTCGCTGCTGGGGCGGTGACGCGTCAGGTCATCACATTCGACTAA